A stretch of the Medicago truncatula cultivar Jemalong A17 chromosome 5, MtrunA17r5.0-ANR, whole genome shotgun sequence genome encodes the following:
- the LOC11440417 gene encoding uncharacterized protein isoform X1, protein MEESPKLDLSSCYYGCGDHAFEMEQKNTPTQRMSVSVSDHMNGFQYPTEKFDSYVIDMDAAFSSGINKDSSANANPRITYSDQKGLQRSLSRKGSQRGVDRKVNGLSMLQVHDINNKDAISALCSPLGSCTPTAMAAGSPDHSINPHNHHQINIIGTTTATTGESRLTRRNSFIRSSSWTLDPKRVLIFFATLSSMGTMLLIYFTLISNKQNFDGYVGDIGSSE, encoded by the exons ATGGAGGAAAGTCCCAAGTTG GATTTGTCATCTTGTTATTATGGATGTGGAGATCATGCATTTGAAATGGAGCAGAAGAACACACCAACACAGAGAATGTCAGTTTCAGTTTCAGATCACATGAATGGATTTCAATATCCAACCGAGAAATTCGATAGCTATGTGATTGACATGGATGCCGCCTTCTCTTCAGGCATCAACAAAGATAGTAGTGCCAATGCTAATCCTAGAATTACG TATTCTGACCAGAAAGGGTTGCAGAGGAGCCTCTCCAGGAAAGGATCTCAGCGTGGGGTCGACAGGAAAGTGAATGGCCTTTCAATGCTTCAAGTTCATGATATTAATAATAAGGATGCCATCTCTGCTCTATGCTCACCACTAG GGTCATGTACGCCAACGGCAATGGCAGCGGGGTCCCCGGATCATTCCATCAACCCACACAATCATCATCAGATTAACATCATCGGCACCACCACCGCCACCACCGGTGAAAGCAGATTAACTCGCCGAAATAGTTTCATACGATCTTCTTCATGGACACTTGATCCTAAAAGGGTTCTCATTTTCTTTGCCACCTT GTCAAGCATGGGAACAATGTTGCTGATATACTTCACTCTCATTAGCAATAAGCAAAATTTTGATGGGTATGTGGGTGATATAGGAAGTAGTGAGTGA
- the LOC11440417 gene encoding uncharacterized protein isoform X3: MEESPKLDLSSCYYGCGDHAFEMEQKNTPTQRMSVSVSDHMNGFQYPTEKFDSYVIDMDAAFSSGINKDSSANANPRITRSLSRKGSQRGVDRKVNGLSMLQVHDINNKDAISALCSPLGSCTPTAMAAGSPDHSINPHNHHQINIIGTTTATTGESRLTRRNSFIRSSSWTLDPKRVLIFFATLSSMGTMLLIYFTLISNKQNFDGYVGDIGSSE, encoded by the exons ATGGAGGAAAGTCCCAAGTTG GATTTGTCATCTTGTTATTATGGATGTGGAGATCATGCATTTGAAATGGAGCAGAAGAACACACCAACACAGAGAATGTCAGTTTCAGTTTCAGATCACATGAATGGATTTCAATATCCAACCGAGAAATTCGATAGCTATGTGATTGACATGGATGCCGCCTTCTCTTCAGGCATCAACAAAGATAGTAGTGCCAATGCTAATCCTAGAATTACG AGGAGCCTCTCCAGGAAAGGATCTCAGCGTGGGGTCGACAGGAAAGTGAATGGCCTTTCAATGCTTCAAGTTCATGATATTAATAATAAGGATGCCATCTCTGCTCTATGCTCACCACTAG GGTCATGTACGCCAACGGCAATGGCAGCGGGGTCCCCGGATCATTCCATCAACCCACACAATCATCATCAGATTAACATCATCGGCACCACCACCGCCACCACCGGTGAAAGCAGATTAACTCGCCGAAATAGTTTCATACGATCTTCTTCATGGACACTTGATCCTAAAAGGGTTCTCATTTTCTTTGCCACCTT GTCAAGCATGGGAACAATGTTGCTGATATACTTCACTCTCATTAGCAATAAGCAAAATTTTGATGGGTATGTGGGTGATATAGGAAGTAGTGAGTGA
- the LOC11440417 gene encoding uncharacterized protein isoform X2 yields the protein MEESPKLDLSSCYYGCGDHAFEMEQKNTPTQRMSVSVSDHMNGFQYPTEKFDSYVIDMDAAFSSGINKDSSANANPRITKGLQRSLSRKGSQRGVDRKVNGLSMLQVHDINNKDAISALCSPLGSCTPTAMAAGSPDHSINPHNHHQINIIGTTTATTGESRLTRRNSFIRSSSWTLDPKRVLIFFATLSSMGTMLLIYFTLISNKQNFDGYVGDIGSSE from the exons ATGGAGGAAAGTCCCAAGTTG GATTTGTCATCTTGTTATTATGGATGTGGAGATCATGCATTTGAAATGGAGCAGAAGAACACACCAACACAGAGAATGTCAGTTTCAGTTTCAGATCACATGAATGGATTTCAATATCCAACCGAGAAATTCGATAGCTATGTGATTGACATGGATGCCGCCTTCTCTTCAGGCATCAACAAAGATAGTAGTGCCAATGCTAATCCTAGAATTACG AAAGGGTTGCAGAGGAGCCTCTCCAGGAAAGGATCTCAGCGTGGGGTCGACAGGAAAGTGAATGGCCTTTCAATGCTTCAAGTTCATGATATTAATAATAAGGATGCCATCTCTGCTCTATGCTCACCACTAG GGTCATGTACGCCAACGGCAATGGCAGCGGGGTCCCCGGATCATTCCATCAACCCACACAATCATCATCAGATTAACATCATCGGCACCACCACCGCCACCACCGGTGAAAGCAGATTAACTCGCCGAAATAGTTTCATACGATCTTCTTCATGGACACTTGATCCTAAAAGGGTTCTCATTTTCTTTGCCACCTT GTCAAGCATGGGAACAATGTTGCTGATATACTTCACTCTCATTAGCAATAAGCAAAATTTTGATGGGTATGTGGGTGATATAGGAAGTAGTGAGTGA
- the LOC11440129 gene encoding gibberellin 2-beta-dioxygenase 8 — MGLIDSDPPFEETYKNLFNKDQNIINDELMVDNECELPVIDLSRLNDDDEVAREECKSMIANASQEWGFLQVVNHGISSDILTRLRCEQKKVFKEPFDKKTKEDKFLNFSAGSYRWGTPTATCIKQLSWSEAFHIPLTDILGSNTHLSSIIEQFATTVSNLAQILANILAEKLGHQSSFFKENCLPNTCYLRLNRYPPCPIDFRIHGLMPHTDSDFLTILYQDQVGGLQLVKDGKWVAVKPNPDALIINIGDLFQAWSNGVYKSVEHRVVTNPRVERFSVAYFLCPSNDTMIESCKEPSIYRKFSFKEYRQQVRDDVQKLGSKIGLPRFIIN; from the exons ATGGGATTGATTGATTCGGACCCACCCTTTGAAGAGACATACAAGAACCTATTCAACAAGGACCAAAACATTATTAATGATGAGTTAATGGTGGATAATGAATGTGAGCTTCCAGTGATTGATCTGAGCCGtttaaatgatgatgatgaggtgGCAAGAGAAGAGTGCAAGTCTATGATAGCAAATGCTTCACAAGAATGGGGTTTTTTACAAGTTGTAAATCATGGAATTTCAAGTGACATTTTAACCAGATTAAGGTGTGAGCAGAAGAAGGTGTTCAAGGAACCATttgataagaaaacaaaagaggATAAGTTTTTGAACTTCTCTGCTGGTAGTTACCGTTGGGGAACACCAACTGCTACATGCATTAAACAGTTATCTTGGTCAGAAGCATTTCATATTCCTTTGACCGATATTCTAGGATCAAATACTCATCTCAG TTCAATAATTGAACAATTTGCTACCACAGTTTCCAACCTTGCACAAATATTAGCTAATATCCTAGCAGAGAAATTGGGTCACCAATCATCTTTCTTTAAGGAGAATTGCTTGCCCAACACATGTTATCTTAGATTGAACAGATATCCTCCATGTCCCATTGATTTTAGGATTCATGGCCTAATGCCACATACTGATAGTGACTTCCTTACCATATTATATCAAGATCAAGTTGGAGGTTTACAATTGGTGAAAGATGGAAAATGGGTCGCTGTTAAACCAAACCCTGATGCACTTATAATTAACATTGGAGACTTATTTCAG GCTTGGAGCAATGGAGTGTATAAGAGTGTTGAGCATCGAGTTGTGACAAACCCAAGAGTAGAAAGGTTCTCTGTTGCGTATTTCTTATGCCCTTCAAATGACACCATGATTGAGAGTTGCAAAGAGCCCTCTATATACCGCAAATTCAGCTTTAAAGAATATAGACAACAAGTTCGTGATGATGTTCAGAAGTTAGGTTCCAAAATAGGCCTACCTAGGTTTATCATAAATTAG